In Amycolatopsis sp. FBCC-B4732, the genomic stretch GAGGTCGATGACCGGGGTGCCGTCGGAGACGCGCACCGCGCGCTCGAGCTGCTGCAACTGCTGCCGCAGCCGCTCGACCAGCGCGCCGGTGGCGGAGACCGTCTTGGCATGGCTGGTAAGCGTGTCGTGCTGGTCGGTGATCCGACGCCGCAGGTCATCGGTGGCTTCTTCGGCGGCATCGGCTGCCGATCGCGCTTTCCGCACGTCGCTGCGGATGCTGTCGACGTCGCTGGAGAGCGAGTCGTGCTCGCGCTTGAGGCGGCGCAGCCGGGTATCGATGTCGCCCAGCGACGCGTTCGGGTTCGTCATCGGACACCTGCTTTCGAGGTCGCGCTGTTCAACGTGCCCTCCACGCCGAGGGAGATCCCGGTGACGACGGTGGCCAGCCCGGCCAGGATGATCAGCACCACCGTGACCGCGGGCCACGGCCACGGGATCGCGGCGAGCGCGCTCAGCACCGCCGCGATGACGCTCATCCCGGCGACGATGCCGCGTTCGTCGATCGCGGGCCGGTGCAGCGCGATCGGTTTGCCCATCACTGCGACTCCGACGACGAGCTGCGGCACGGCCAGCAGCCACCACCACGGGCTGAGAACCGAGGAGGTGATCAGCACCCCGAGCACGACCGCGACGACAGTGGGCGCGGCCGCGACCTTCCGTGCGTGGGCCGCCGCTTTTGTACGCAGGACCTCGAGTTCGCCGCGTTCGACGCGCTGCCGCGCGGTCTCCGCGGCACGTTCGGCGTCCTGCAGCTCCTCCGCGGCGTTGAGCAGATCGTCCAAGGCGCCGGTCCGGTCGGCGTCGGAAGGTATCTCGGCGAACGCCGCAAGGTGCTCGCGGATTGTGTCCTGCAACCGCGTGACGACTTGCTCGGCCTGACTGAGTTGCTGTTCCGGGTCCGTGGCCACGTCGTCACTGTAGGCAGGGAGTCCGACGGAAAACGGGCGATCAACCCGCACGGCGCAGCCGCGATCACCGGCTTGGACCAGCGGGGTTGACCGAACTCACGCAACGTGCGGTGCGCGGGCGCAGGTCGATCCGCGCCGGAGTGAGGCGGACGAGTCGGGCCATGGCAGTGGTCAGGCGGCCCGACGTGCGGCCGGGATGTTCGAGCAGCACGGGCGGGTGTCTCGCCGGTCCGAGGTCCGGTCGACGTGATGCGACGCACCGACCTCCGCGCGGCGACGTTTCCGGTACCGGTCACGAAAAGGTCAATTTACGCACGCAGGTGCAACTGACGGCTCCTTCCCGGCGATACACGACCGCCGGGAAGGGACCTGACATGGCCTTGATGAAGCTTCGCGCACTCCGTCACCTCCTCGTGGGGGCAGTGCTGGCAGGGGCGTTGCTGCCCATCGCGTCCACCGAGGCGGCCGCGGTGGCGCTGCCGTCGGGGTTCGTGCTGCGGGACACCGATACCGGGCTCGGTCAGTACCAGCTGACCGACTTCGCCTACCTCCCCGACGGTTCCGTCCTCGCCACGGCCAAGGACGGCCGCGTGCGGTGGCTGCCCGTGAACGGGACGGGCAAGACCATCGCGACGCTGCCCACCCGTTCCGTCGGTGATCTCGGGCTGGTCGGCGTCGCCGTCGCGCCCGACTACGCCACGTCGCACACCGTTTACCTCACGCGGTCGGTCGACCAGGCGAGCGGCTTCGTCATGCGCCTGTCGCGGTTCACGGTCAGCGTGGACGGGGCCGCCGCGCCCACCGGGCTGAGCGGTGAGCAGTCGCTGCTCGACGTTCCCGGCATCTTCGACGTCCACGCCATCAACGGTGTCGTCGCCGCCGCGGACGGGACGCTCTGGATGTCCATCGGGGACAACGGGGACTTCTCGAAGGTGGACCCGGGGGCGCTGCGCGCGCAGGACATCACCCAGCCCTACGGCAAGATCCTCCACTTCACCCCGGACGGCAAGGGCGTGCCGGCCAACCCGTACTACGACGCCGCCAACCCGGGCTCCACCGCGAGCAAGGTGTTCGCGCGCGGCTTGCGCAACCCGTTCCGGTTCAGCATCGACCCGAACCTCGGGCTGCCGGTCGCGGGTGACGTCGGCTGGAACGCGCGGGAGGAGGTCGACGTCGTCCAGCGCGGCGCGAACCTCGGGTGGCCGTGCTGGGAGGGCAACCACCCGACGTCCGGGTACAGCGGCCTCGCGGGCTGCGCGGGGGTGGCGAACCAGCCGCCGATCTTCGAGTACCAGCACGGCAACGGTGCGATGCAGGGCAACAGCGTCACCGGGGGGATCGTCTACAACGGATCGAGCTACCCGGCGGCCTACCGCGGTGCGTACTTCTTCGGTGACTACGTGACGCACAAGATCTGGACCCTGCGCTACGACGACCAGGGCAAGCTCACGCAGGCCCCGCAGAACCCGCCGGTCTTCACCGACATCGGCGGGCCGACGAAGTTCGCGGCCGCGGTCAACGGCGACATCGTCTACGCCGACATCCTGTCCGGGAAGCTGCGGCGGCTGAGCTATTCGGCCGGCAACACCGCGCCGGTGGCGAACGCGTCGTCGGTCACCGATCCCGACACCCGCACGGTCTCCTTCGACGGTTCGGGATCGGTCGACTACGACAACGACCCCTTGAAGTACGACTGGGACTTCGGTGACGGGTCGACCGCGGCCGACGCCGGTCCGGCGGTGTCGCACACCTACGCGGCGGGCACCGGGTCGTTCACCGCGAAGCTGACCGTCCGGGACCCGCTGGGTGCCACCGGCGCGACCGGCATCGCGGTCGCGCCCGGCAACCACACGCCCCAGCTCACGCTGACGACGCCGGGTGACGCCGCGACGTTCGCGGTCGGCGAGCAGGTTCCCCTGAGCGCCACCGCGACCGACGTCGAGGACGGCGCCTTGCCGATCACGTGGACCTCCGCGGTGCGGCACTGCCCGAGCGAGGCCACGTGCCACTCGCACCCCGGCGCCGGCGGGGCGGGAAGCGGTTTCGGGCTGCCGTTCACCGAGCACCCGGACTCGCGGATGGAGTTCACCGCGACGGTGACCGACAGCACCGGGGTGACCGCTTCGAAGACCTACGTGGCCCGGCCGCGCGAGCACCGGATCACCTTGGCCGGCACGCAACCCGCGGCGCTCAGCATCCCGGTCGAGGGCGGCGTCAGCACCGCGGTGGTCGCCGAGGGGGCCACGTTCGACGTCGAGGCCGCGCCGCTGGGCATCGACGGTGTCTCGAAGTTCACCGGCTGGCAGGGTGGTCCGGCGGGCACGACGTGGATCGTCACGGTCGGCACGTCCGACCTGACGTTGACGGCGAACTACGCCACGCCGATCGACCAGCGCTACAACGCCGACCCGGCGCTGCAGGCGAAGCTCGGTGCGCCGACGGCGCCCGAGGTCACCGACGGCCCGGTCCACTACCGGGTCTACGCGAACGGGCGGCTGTACTGGAGCGCCGTGGGCGGCACCAAGTTCGTCACCGGCCCGGTGCTGACCAAGTACCTCGCCTTCGGCGGGCACGCCAAGCTCGGCCCGCCGACGTCGGACACCGCGACCACACCGGACGGGGTGGCGCAGTACAGCCACTTCGTCGACAACGGCAACGTGGGTTCGATCTACTACACGGCGGCGACGGGCGCGCACGCGCTCTACGGTGAGATCCGCAAGAAGTGGGCGGCG encodes the following:
- a CDS encoding PQQ-dependent sugar dehydrogenase — its product is MKLRALRHLLVGAVLAGALLPIASTEAAAVALPSGFVLRDTDTGLGQYQLTDFAYLPDGSVLATAKDGRVRWLPVNGTGKTIATLPTRSVGDLGLVGVAVAPDYATSHTVYLTRSVDQASGFVMRLSRFTVSVDGAAAPTGLSGEQSLLDVPGIFDVHAINGVVAAADGTLWMSIGDNGDFSKVDPGALRAQDITQPYGKILHFTPDGKGVPANPYYDAANPGSTASKVFARGLRNPFRFSIDPNLGLPVAGDVGWNAREEVDVVQRGANLGWPCWEGNHPTSGYSGLAGCAGVANQPPIFEYQHGNGAMQGNSVTGGIVYNGSSYPAAYRGAYFFGDYVTHKIWTLRYDDQGKLTQAPQNPPVFTDIGGPTKFAAAVNGDIVYADILSGKLRRLSYSAGNTAPVANASSVTDPDTRTVSFDGSGSVDYDNDPLKYDWDFGDGSTAADAGPAVSHTYAAGTGSFTAKLTVRDPLGATGATGIAVAPGNHTPQLTLTTPGDAATFAVGEQVPLSATATDVEDGALPITWTSAVRHCPSEATCHSHPGAGGAGSGFGLPFTEHPDSRMEFTATVTDSTGVTASKTYVARPREHRITLAGTQPAALSIPVEGGVSTAVVAEGATFDVEAAPLGIDGVSKFTGWQGGPAGTTWIVTVGTSDLTLTANYATPIDQRYNADPALQAKLGAPTAPEVTDGPVHYRVYANGRLYWSAVGGTKFVTGPVLTKYLAFGGHAKLGPPTSDTATTPDGVAQYSHFVDNGNVGSIYYTAATGAHALYGEIRKKWAALDYERGLGYPTTDESGTPDGVGRYNHFVKGGNVGSVYYTNATGAHAIFGEIRKKWAALGYERGLGYPTTDEGATPDGVGRYNHFSLGHSIYYSVATGAHAVKGEIRKRWAALGWERSYLRYPTTDEYVTNGVYRSDFQGGYITFTLAGGAVDRPW